The Aeromicrobium yanjiei genome includes a region encoding these proteins:
- a CDS encoding aldehyde dehydrogenase family protein: MQADHWIDGAFCAPSARTYLPTLDPMTTRPWAEIARGDATDVDAAVQAAHAAYPAWRDAGPSRRAEVLWLLGDLIAEHAGEMALMESRDAGKVIREVTGQHTSMRAWFHYYATLAMHNEGRSIPLDSPSVTAYTTRDPFGVVGVIPAFNSPVLLGAMSIAPALAAGNTVVVKTPEVNALSLLKVAELSREAGLPDGCFNIVHGYGAEAGDALVGHPLVRKIFFTGGPDSAKVVGRRAAEHLKPIVTELGGKSANIFFEDVNVPDVVNGVISGIFAAAGQTCVAGSRLLVHRSIADELVSRVAERAGRIVLGNPTDQATEMGPISQEKILRGVHEGVDRAIAQGAELVTGGLTGAVPDQGWFYAPTILGGVTPEMDAFSTEFFGPVLAVTAFDTEEEALALANGTEFGLAAGIWTRDLGRAHRVARNIVAGTAWINMYRAMNFSTPFGGTKTSGSGRVNGMDGFSEFTQTKSVWVNSDDAPVGDPFVLR; this comes from the coding sequence ATGCAAGCCGATCACTGGATCGACGGAGCGTTCTGCGCGCCGAGTGCGCGCACCTACCTGCCGACGCTGGACCCCATGACCACCCGGCCGTGGGCCGAGATCGCCCGCGGCGACGCGACTGACGTGGATGCTGCGGTTCAAGCGGCACACGCGGCCTACCCGGCATGGCGGGACGCGGGACCCTCGAGGCGGGCCGAGGTGTTGTGGCTGTTGGGCGACCTGATCGCCGAGCATGCGGGTGAGATGGCGCTGATGGAGTCGCGCGACGCCGGCAAGGTGATCCGGGAGGTCACCGGTCAGCACACCAGCATGCGCGCCTGGTTCCACTACTACGCGACCCTGGCGATGCACAACGAAGGGCGATCCATTCCGCTGGACTCACCGTCCGTCACGGCCTACACGACGCGTGATCCATTCGGCGTCGTCGGCGTGATCCCGGCATTCAACTCTCCGGTCCTGCTGGGCGCCATGAGCATCGCGCCTGCGCTGGCAGCCGGCAACACTGTCGTGGTCAAGACGCCCGAGGTCAACGCACTCTCACTGCTGAAGGTCGCGGAGCTGTCACGGGAGGCCGGCCTGCCTGACGGATGCTTCAACATCGTGCACGGATACGGGGCAGAAGCCGGGGACGCCCTCGTCGGGCATCCTCTCGTGCGCAAGATCTTCTTCACCGGCGGACCGGACTCGGCCAAGGTAGTGGGCCGTCGCGCCGCCGAGCACCTCAAGCCGATCGTGACCGAGCTCGGAGGCAAGTCGGCCAACATCTTCTTCGAGGACGTGAACGTCCCCGATGTGGTCAACGGTGTCATCTCCGGCATCTTCGCAGCGGCGGGACAGACCTGCGTGGCGGGATCGCGTCTGCTGGTCCATCGCAGCATCGCCGACGAGCTGGTCAGTCGGGTCGCGGAGCGCGCTGGGCGGATCGTGCTCGGCAACCCGACGGATCAGGCCACCGAGATGGGACCGATCTCGCAGGAGAAGATCCTGCGTGGAGTCCACGAGGGTGTCGACCGGGCCATCGCGCAGGGGGCCGAGCTGGTCACCGGTGGCCTGACGGGTGCCGTCCCCGACCAGGGTTGGTTCTACGCCCCCACGATCCTGGGTGGGGTGACACCTGAGATGGACGCGTTCTCGACGGAGTTCTTCGGGCCGGTGCTGGCCGTCACCGCGTTCGACACCGAGGAGGAAGCGCTCGCCTTGGCGAACGGGACGGAGTTCGGTCTCGCGGCGGGCATCTGGACCCGCGATCTGGGGCGGGCTCACCGCGTCGCGAGGAACATCGTCGCTGGAACTGCCTGGATCAACATGTACCGCGCGATGAACTTCTCGACCCCCTTCGGAGGGACGAAGACCTCCGGCTCCGGCCGAGTCAACGGCATGGACGGCTTCTCGGAGTTCACCCAGACCAAGTCGGTGTGGGTCAACTCCGACGACGCGCCGGTGGGCGATCCGTTCGTCCTTCGCTGA
- a CDS encoding HpcH/HpaI aldolase/citrate lyase family protein, producing MTTTAQAARDARSLLFVPGDRPERFAKAVATGADAIVIDLEDAVAPDAKQAALEHALAWLAGGGAAVVRVNGVGTRWHTAEVAALATTSAALMVPKSHSRDELASVHAVVGDRLIALVETARGIRDADLVASSPGVVRIALGNVDLSAELGVDPASHAALAYARGRLIVASSAAGIAAPVDGVTTALDDPAVLATDLAATRELGFGGKLCIHPRQVQPVNAALSPSADEIIWARHIVESAPAEGVSVVDGRMIDAPVIARAARILARERA from the coding sequence ATGACCACGACGGCACAGGCGGCACGTGACGCCCGCAGCCTGCTGTTCGTTCCCGGCGACCGGCCCGAGCGCTTCGCCAAGGCCGTCGCGACAGGGGCCGACGCCATCGTGATCGATCTGGAGGACGCCGTCGCCCCGGACGCCAAGCAGGCCGCCCTGGAGCACGCACTGGCCTGGCTGGCCGGGGGCGGTGCGGCGGTGGTGCGCGTCAACGGCGTCGGCACGCGGTGGCACACCGCCGAGGTCGCGGCGCTGGCCACGACATCGGCGGCGCTGATGGTGCCCAAGTCTCACTCCCGCGACGAGCTCGCCTCCGTGCACGCGGTCGTCGGTGACCGGTTAATCGCCCTGGTCGAGACCGCCCGCGGCATCCGCGACGCAGATCTCGTCGCCTCGTCTCCCGGCGTCGTGCGGATCGCACTCGGCAACGTCGACCTCTCGGCCGAGCTCGGCGTCGACCCTGCATCGCACGCGGCCCTGGCGTACGCGCGCGGACGGCTCATCGTCGCGTCGTCCGCGGCGGGCATCGCCGCACCCGTGGACGGGGTCACGACCGCGCTCGACGACCCGGCCGTGCTGGCCACCGACCTCGCCGCCACGCGCGAACTGGGATTTGGCGGCAAGCTGTGCATCCACCCCCGCCAGGTCCAGCCGGTCAACGCCGCACTCAGTCCCAGTGCGGACGAGATCATCTGGGCCCGCCACATCGTGGAGTCGGCCCCGGCCGAAGGCGTCAGTGTGGTCGACGGACGGATGATCGATGCCCCGGTGATCGCACGCGCCGCCCGGATCCTCGCGCGCGAGCGGGCCTGA
- a CDS encoding MaoC family dehydratase, which yields MPASDAVPDPAPTTSPTPVRGPYFDELSVGQVFDESPAVTLTAGRQATHQAIVGNRLRLSLDDTLAAEVTGHDNLVPPALVWDTSIGQSTAVTQHVKANLFYRGLSFRRFPVVGDTLRTVTTVDGLKENTRRPGRLATGLAALHIVTVDQHDRPVLDYWRCAMLPLSGDAAPEGPRDDLGVIGADPSIAALSAAVAGWDLARFRERVPGQHFADLSIGQTWRIEGADVVSSAPELARLTGNIAAVHHDAASAGGRRLVYGGHTIGLALHQAARALPAMVTVGGWYGCDHVGPVHEDDTLLSTVAVEGLDALPDGGGLAHLRVLVDATSGGAGPVPVLDWRLSAVMA from the coding sequence ATGCCTGCCAGCGACGCAGTGCCCGACCCGGCCCCGACCACCTCACCCACGCCGGTGCGCGGGCCGTACTTCGACGAGCTGAGCGTCGGGCAGGTCTTCGACGAGTCGCCCGCCGTCACTCTGACGGCCGGCAGGCAGGCGACGCACCAGGCGATCGTCGGCAACCGGCTGCGGCTCAGCCTTGACGACACCCTGGCCGCGGAGGTCACGGGGCACGACAACCTCGTCCCGCCCGCCCTGGTGTGGGACACCTCGATCGGCCAGTCGACCGCGGTGACGCAACACGTCAAGGCCAATCTGTTCTACCGCGGGCTGTCCTTCCGCCGTTTCCCCGTCGTCGGCGACACGCTGAGAACCGTCACGACGGTCGACGGGCTCAAGGAAAACACCCGCCGGCCCGGCCGCCTGGCCACGGGCCTGGCCGCCCTGCACATCGTCACGGTCGACCAACATGACCGCCCGGTGCTCGATTACTGGCGATGCGCGATGCTCCCGCTGTCGGGCGACGCCGCGCCCGAGGGTCCGCGCGACGACCTCGGCGTCATCGGCGCCGACCCGTCGATCGCCGCGCTCAGTGCCGCCGTCGCCGGCTGGGACCTAGCGCGGTTTCGCGAGCGTGTGCCGGGTCAGCACTTCGCCGATCTGTCGATCGGTCAGACGTGGCGCATCGAGGGAGCGGACGTGGTCTCGAGCGCCCCCGAGCTCGCCAGGCTCACCGGCAACATCGCTGCGGTCCACCACGACGCAGCGTCGGCCGGAGGACGGCGCCTCGTCTACGGCGGCCACACGATCGGCCTCGCGCTGCACCAGGCGGCCCGCGCGCTGCCGGCCATGGTCACGGTCGGCGGCTGGTACGGCTGCGACCACGTGGGCCCCGTGCACGAGGACGACACGCTGCTGTCGACAGTCGCCGTCGAGGGTCTCGATGCCCTGCCGGACGGGGGCGGGCTGGCCCATCTGCGGGTCTTGGTCGACGCGACGTCCGGTGGAGCCGGGCCTGTACCGGTGCTCGACTGGCGCCTCAGCGCGGTGATGGCATGA
- a CDS encoding CaiB/BaiF CoA transferase family protein has translation MLPLEGVIVVSMEQAVAAPFASRQLADLGARVIKIERPGVGDFARNYDETVHGESSYFVWLNRSKESLTLDVKTPEGLAILHELLAGTDVFLNNLGPGAVARMGLDAETLATRYPRLIHATISGYGTTGDWAHRKAYDLLVQSEAGLVSITGEPGSVARVGISVADIAAGMYAYSGILTALLHRATAGVAAPVEVSLFEALAEWMGNPAYYTMYGGTAPERVGAQHASIAPYGPFTSAEGDIVMLSVQNPREWQAFCEIVMADPALTTHERFATNSARCAHRTELNETIGRRFAELGTTETISLLDEAKIANARVNTMAEFVDHPALSSRDRWVTVQSPGGDIRALKPPASIGGIEPRMDAVPALGAHTAAILTALGRSAADIALLRSAGTV, from the coding sequence ATGCTTCCTCTCGAAGGTGTCATCGTCGTGAGCATGGAGCAGGCCGTGGCCGCCCCATTCGCCAGCCGGCAGCTGGCCGACCTCGGGGCCCGGGTCATCAAGATCGAGCGACCCGGCGTGGGCGACTTCGCGCGCAACTATGACGAGACCGTTCACGGGGAGTCCAGCTACTTCGTGTGGCTCAACCGCTCCAAGGAGTCACTCACCCTGGACGTCAAGACGCCCGAGGGCCTCGCGATCCTCCATGAGCTGCTGGCCGGCACTGACGTCTTCTTGAACAACCTCGGTCCGGGCGCCGTCGCCCGCATGGGGCTCGACGCCGAGACGCTCGCGACGAGATACCCGCGCCTGATCCACGCCACGATCTCCGGGTACGGCACGACGGGGGACTGGGCGCATCGCAAGGCGTACGACCTGCTGGTGCAGTCGGAGGCGGGCCTGGTCTCGATCACCGGCGAGCCCGGCAGCGTTGCCCGCGTGGGCATCTCGGTGGCTGACATCGCGGCCGGGATGTACGCATACTCGGGCATCCTGACGGCGTTGCTGCACCGGGCCACGGCGGGAGTCGCGGCGCCGGTCGAGGTCTCACTGTTCGAGGCCTTGGCCGAGTGGATGGGCAATCCGGCCTATTACACGATGTACGGCGGCACCGCGCCCGAGCGGGTCGGCGCGCAGCACGCGAGCATCGCACCGTACGGACCGTTCACCAGCGCCGAGGGCGACATCGTCATGCTGTCGGTGCAGAACCCACGCGAGTGGCAGGCGTTCTGCGAGATCGTCATGGCCGATCCGGCGCTGACGACCCATGAGCGGTTCGCGACCAACTCCGCCCGCTGCGCGCACCGGACCGAGCTCAACGAGACGATCGGCCGGCGGTTCGCCGAGCTCGGCACGACCGAGACGATCAGCCTGCTCGACGAGGCGAAGATCGCCAACGCCCGGGTCAACACGATGGCCGAGTTCGTCGATCACCCGGCGCTGTCGTCGCGCGACCGGTGGGTCACGGTCCAGAGCCCCGGCGGCGACATCCGCGCCCTCAAGCCCCCAGCGTCGATCGGCGGCATCGAGCCGCGCATGGACGCCGTCCCCGCCCTCGGGGCCCACACCGCCGCGATCTTGACCGCCCTCGGCAGATCGGCCGCCGACATCGCCTTGCTCCGGTCCGCCGGAACCGTCTGA
- a CDS encoding acyl-CoA dehydrogenase family protein: MPQLNREERAIVAIVREWVDREVKPVVQELEHSNEYPEKLIEQMKELGIYGLAIPEPYGEAPVSMPAYVAVTEELARGWMSLAGAMGGHTVVAKLLLQFGTEEQKQHYLPRMATGEVRATMALTEPGGGSDLQAMTTTARKDGDEYVVNGSKTWISNARRSQLIALLCKTDPQAEPAHAGISVLLIEHGPGLTVSRDLPKLGYKGVESCELSFDGYRTSTSSVLGGVEGRGFAQMMKGLETGRIQVAARALGVAQAALDDALAYAQERESFGKPIWKHQSIGNYLADMATKLTAARQLTLHAAELYDAGHRVDMEAGMAKLFASEVGMEIALNAVRIHGGYGYSTEYDVERYFRDAPLMIVGEGTNEIQRNVIAAQLVARHKLR, encoded by the coding sequence ATGCCCCAGCTGAACCGTGAAGAACGGGCCATCGTCGCGATCGTGCGGGAGTGGGTCGACCGCGAGGTCAAGCCCGTCGTGCAAGAGCTGGAGCACTCCAACGAGTACCCCGAGAAGCTCATCGAGCAGATGAAGGAGCTTGGCATCTACGGTCTCGCGATCCCCGAGCCGTACGGTGAGGCGCCGGTGTCGATGCCGGCCTACGTCGCCGTCACCGAGGAGCTTGCCCGGGGCTGGATGTCGTTGGCCGGGGCGATGGGTGGGCACACCGTCGTCGCGAAGCTGTTGCTGCAGTTCGGCACTGAGGAGCAGAAGCAGCACTATCTGCCGCGGATGGCCACCGGTGAGGTGCGCGCCACGATGGCGTTGACCGAGCCCGGCGGCGGCTCGGACCTGCAAGCCATGACGACCACGGCCAGGAAGGACGGCGACGAGTACGTCGTCAACGGGTCCAAGACCTGGATCTCCAACGCCCGCCGTTCCCAGCTCATCGCTCTGCTGTGCAAGACCGACCCCCAGGCCGAGCCCGCCCACGCTGGTATCAGCGTGTTGCTGATCGAGCACGGCCCCGGCCTGACGGTGTCGCGTGACCTGCCCAAGCTGGGCTACAAGGGTGTCGAGTCGTGCGAGCTGTCGTTCGACGGCTACCGCACTTCCACGTCGTCAGTGCTCGGTGGCGTCGAGGGCCGGGGATTCGCCCAGATGATGAAGGGTCTGGAGACCGGACGCATCCAGGTCGCCGCCCGGGCGCTCGGCGTCGCGCAGGCCGCCCTCGATGACGCCCTGGCCTACGCACAGGAACGGGAGTCGTTCGGCAAGCCGATCTGGAAGCACCAGTCGATCGGCAACTATCTCGCCGACATGGCCACCAAGCTCACCGCCGCTCGCCAGCTGACCCTTCACGCCGCCGAGCTGTACGACGCCGGCCATCGGGTCGACATGGAGGCCGGCATGGCCAAACTGTTCGCGTCCGAGGTCGGCATGGAGATCGCCCTCAACGCCGTCCGCATCCACGGCGGGTACGGCTACTCCACCGAGTACGACGTCGAACGGTACTTCCGCGACGCCCCCCTCATGATCGTGGGCGAGGGCACCAACGAGATCCAACGCAACGTCATCGCCGCCCAGCTCGTCGCCCGTCACAAGTTGCGCTGA
- a CDS encoding GntR family transcriptional regulator, giving the protein MPTRTGDNRAAYLVLADDLRGAIRRGEYAGDRQLPTETSLASDHGLSRQTVRRAYLELVAEGLVDRVPGRGTFVAERDPKYLRQFGSVEDLMGFALDTTVTIVRPLSRGVSIEAAARLGLDTDVVHSLSYVRSHAGVPFGWTVVSVPPAVAVLLEEAPEVTTAGASNPVTVIGLLEGRLSDPIAQAEQTISAVAADARLAEVLGCGEGVPLLRIDRLFVSGRGEPIELSVGHFLPEQYTYRTSLRRSAR; this is encoded by the coding sequence ATGCCCACCCGCACCGGTGACAACCGCGCGGCCTATCTGGTGCTGGCGGATGATCTACGCGGTGCGATCCGACGCGGCGAGTACGCGGGGGACCGGCAGCTGCCGACCGAGACGTCGCTGGCCTCAGATCATGGCCTCAGCCGGCAGACGGTCCGCCGTGCCTACCTCGAGCTCGTGGCGGAGGGCCTGGTCGACCGAGTCCCGGGTCGCGGCACCTTCGTCGCGGAGCGCGATCCGAAGTACCTGCGCCAGTTCGGGTCGGTCGAGGACCTCATGGGCTTTGCGCTCGACACGACCGTCACGATCGTGCGGCCGTTGTCGCGCGGGGTCAGCATCGAGGCGGCGGCCCGCCTGGGCCTCGACACCGACGTCGTCCACTCGCTCAGCTACGTCAGGTCGCACGCCGGAGTGCCGTTCGGGTGGACGGTGGTCAGCGTCCCGCCCGCCGTCGCGGTGCTGCTGGAGGAGGCGCCGGAGGTCACCACCGCCGGGGCGTCGAATCCCGTGACGGTCATCGGTCTGCTGGAGGGACGGCTCAGCGACCCCATCGCCCAGGCCGAGCAGACCATCTCCGCCGTCGCCGCGGATGCGCGCCTCGCGGAAGTGCTTGGCTGCGGGGAAGGCGTGCCCCTGCTGCGCATCGACCGATTGTTCGTCAGTGGCCGCGGTGAGCCGATCGAGCTCTCCGTCGGGCACTTCCTGCCTGAGCAGTACACGTACCGCACGAGCCTGCGCCGCTCGGCGCGCTGA
- a CDS encoding TetR/AcrR family transcriptional regulator, which yields MPRITAATVAEHRSQQRQAILDAARGVLAATGAAPTMSEVGRLTGLARSSVYQYFASPDELLAAVVADIFPAWARTVLDRVAAATTPGDRVWAYIEANIDLFDSSEQAVARALSRIVDPQVLMPPMKEFHLQLQVPLRQALTDLGESEPDAVAEHIDALVMQASRAIDAARETLGDRARTQALARVRRLLAGYLGVAPVAD from the coding sequence ATGCCTCGCATCACGGCAGCCACGGTCGCCGAGCACCGCTCCCAGCAGCGCCAGGCCATCCTGGACGCCGCGCGAGGGGTCCTGGCCGCGACGGGCGCCGCGCCCACGATGAGCGAGGTCGGCCGGCTGACCGGGCTGGCCCGCAGCAGCGTCTACCAGTACTTCGCCTCGCCCGATGAGCTCCTCGCAGCAGTCGTGGCCGACATCTTCCCGGCCTGGGCGCGTACGGTCCTCGACCGGGTCGCCGCCGCGACGACTCCCGGCGACCGGGTGTGGGCCTACATCGAGGCGAACATCGACCTGTTCGACAGCTCTGAGCAGGCCGTGGCCAGGGCGCTGTCCCGGATCGTGGACCCGCAGGTGCTGATGCCACCCATGAAGGAGTTCCACTTGCAGCTCCAGGTGCCCCTGCGTCAGGCCCTGACGGACCTCGGGGAGAGCGAGCCCGACGCGGTCGCCGAGCACATTGACGCTCTGGTCATGCAGGCCTCGCGCGCGATCGACGCCGCGCGCGAGACCCTGGGCGACCGGGCCCGCACCCAGGCACTCGCGCGCGTACGCCGGCTGCTCGCGGGCTACCTGGGTGTTGCGCCCGTGGCCGACTAG